From Actinomyces slackii, a single genomic window includes:
- the cimA gene encoding citramalate synthase has protein sequence MPGQSTEHRTTSGRVQVYDTTLRDGAQQQSISFTVEDKLAVCRLLDLLGVEFIEAGWPGAIPKDTDFFSRARQELSLVNARLVAFGATCKPGSQPDEDPQVRALLDSGAPVITLVAKSDPSHVTQALRTTAEENLRMVGETVRHLVAAGREVMVDLEHFFDGLDHADAAQAGSADGQEGPAYPLMVALEAARAGAVAVVACDTNGGTLPDGIARGVSRLCRALDEAGSRAVVGIHTHDDAGCAVAGTLAAVEAGARQVQGCVNGLGERTGNANLLTVIANLEIKTPWAALPGGEAERAQRLTELSSVARAIGEIANRAPSARLPYVGTRAFAHKAGLHASAIRVDPDLYQHIDPARVGNTMTMLVSEMAGRASIELKARELGIETAGDDDLLTRVARVVKEREAAGYAYDAADGSFELLLRSQRGDLPEFFRVESWRASITARPQDGQAVLPSSGQTITDSEATVRLWAGGRRFAVLGEGNGPVNALDHALCAALSQVYPEIEDFVLTDYKVRILDAERGTRAIVRVLIEIADSHSTWSTVGVGTDIIEASWEALTDGLSVGLLRRGVMPR, from the coding sequence ATGCCAGGGCAGAGCACGGAGCACAGGACCACCAGCGGGCGCGTCCAGGTCTACGACACGACTCTTCGCGACGGCGCCCAGCAGCAGTCCATCTCCTTCACCGTTGAGGACAAGCTGGCGGTGTGCCGGCTGCTGGACCTGCTGGGCGTGGAGTTCATCGAGGCGGGCTGGCCGGGCGCCATTCCCAAGGACACTGACTTCTTCTCCCGTGCGCGCCAGGAGCTGAGCCTGGTCAATGCTCGCCTCGTGGCATTCGGCGCCACCTGCAAGCCGGGCAGCCAGCCGGATGAGGATCCCCAGGTGCGGGCCCTGCTGGACAGCGGGGCCCCGGTCATCACGCTGGTCGCCAAATCCGATCCCTCGCACGTCACCCAGGCCCTGCGCACCACTGCTGAGGAGAACCTGCGGATGGTCGGCGAGACCGTGCGACACCTGGTGGCCGCCGGCCGGGAGGTCATGGTCGACCTGGAGCACTTCTTCGACGGTCTCGATCACGCCGATGCGGCCCAGGCGGGCAGCGCCGATGGTCAGGAGGGCCCGGCCTACCCCCTGATGGTCGCCCTTGAGGCCGCCCGGGCCGGGGCGGTCGCCGTCGTCGCCTGCGACACCAATGGGGGAACGCTCCCCGACGGCATCGCGCGAGGAGTCTCCCGCCTGTGCCGGGCCCTCGATGAGGCGGGCAGCCGGGCCGTGGTCGGCATCCACACCCATGACGACGCCGGCTGCGCCGTGGCCGGGACGCTGGCCGCTGTCGAGGCCGGGGCGCGTCAGGTCCAGGGCTGCGTCAACGGCCTGGGGGAGCGCACCGGCAACGCCAATCTGCTGACCGTGATCGCCAACCTGGAGATCAAGACCCCCTGGGCGGCACTGCCCGGGGGCGAGGCCGAGCGCGCCCAGCGGCTGACCGAGCTGTCCTCGGTCGCCCGGGCCATCGGAGAGATCGCCAACCGTGCGCCGTCGGCCCGCCTGCCCTATGTGGGCACGCGTGCCTTCGCCCACAAGGCCGGCCTGCACGCCTCGGCCATCCGCGTGGACCCCGACCTCTACCAGCACATCGACCCCGCCCGGGTGGGCAACACCATGACGATGCTCGTCTCGGAGATGGCCGGCAGGGCCAGCATCGAGCTCAAGGCCCGCGAGTTGGGCATCGAGACGGCCGGCGACGACGACCTGCTGACCCGGGTGGCGCGGGTGGTCAAGGAGCGGGAGGCCGCCGGCTACGCCTATGACGCGGCTGACGGCTCCTTCGAGCTGCTGCTGCGCTCCCAGCGCGGCGACCTTCCCGAGTTCTTCCGCGTGGAGTCGTGGCGGGCCTCCATCACCGCACGGCCCCAGGACGGCCAGGCGGTGCTGCCCAGCAGTGGGCAGACGATCACCGACTCCGAGGCCACCGTGCGCCTGTGGGCCGGCGGGCGCCGCTTCGCCGTGCTGGGGGAGGGCAATGGCCCCGTCAACGCCCTGGACCATGCCCTGTGCGCAGCGCTGTCGCAGGTCTACCCGGAGATCGAGGACTTCGTCCTGACCGACTACAAGGTGCGCATCCTGGATGCTGAGCGGGGCACCCGCGCCATCGTCAGGGTGCTCATCGAGATCGCCGACTCCCACTCCACCTGGTCCACGGTGGGCGTGGGAACCGACATCATCGAGGCATCCTGGGAGGCGCTGACCGACGGACTTTCCGTGGGCCTGCTGCGCCGGGGCGTCATGCCCCGATGA
- the tagD gene encoding glycerol-3-phosphate cytidylyltransferase, with product MKRVITYGTFDLLHYGHIELLRRAKSLGDYLVVALSTDEFNAIKGKTSSFTYEQRKAMLEAIRYVDLVVPEETWGQKSTDVDTYDIDVFVMGDDWLNTFNDQLEGLCEVVYLPRTPEIDSTQIKAGLKERE from the coding sequence ATGAAGCGCGTCATCACCTACGGCACCTTCGACCTGCTGCACTACGGTCACATCGAGCTGCTCCGCCGGGCCAAGTCCCTGGGTGACTACCTCGTCGTCGCCCTGTCCACCGATGAGTTCAACGCCATCAAGGGCAAGACCTCCAGCTTCACCTATGAGCAGCGCAAGGCCATGCTCGAGGCCATCCGCTATGTCGACCTCGTGGTCCCCGAGGAGACCTGGGGGCAGAAGAGCACCGACGTAGACACCTATGACATCGACGTCTTCGTCATGGGGGATGACTGGCTCAACACCTTCAACGACCAGCTCGAGGGCCTATGCGAGGTCGTCTACCTGCCGCGCACTCCTGAGATTGACAGCACGCAGATCAAGGCCGGTCTGAAGGAGCGCGAGTGA